A genomic window from Salvelinus namaycush isolate Seneca chromosome 5, SaNama_1.0, whole genome shotgun sequence includes:
- the LOC120047297 gene encoding otoancorin-like, whose translation MLRNTYKFVSYSSEVCCTAQSLFAGLEKKRAGYFNNITDTELEEIPTLLLLHLPAEKIASLPASVCAVFMKKMKEANLSSLPLTSRSRPTLTNRALNCLGRNMSKLSSEEVLSLGLLLCELAPSQMSLLAPEVLNSTVQALASCKQIPPRHWRALFQLLNDTYGDPSDWTADTIKSLGPLLLLDDSAVRSLRFKSWLKETLSDLMDSLPSPPVPNPPQEFRRGPDLSALRWKLFSLSTSTSEVMPMRRRRAVLPQGEAGLTVSLLEELGGANVYWSPAQLSKMDAATITTAVETLGEVLDYSAEQLVVLREKAIQAWGPVSGLNESQVLLLGCVSQGFNLTELPSLPFSSLDTLETLSRCSWTQPQREAVWRGFVERINKTVGELGAVELVGLDQFICGLNTEETGQLNTDAFREAVQSVGEVQCPLAVTELLKQRAVAVFGEPQGWTEARVNSLGNIMAGLSLSEFPSLSPSAFSFLSPTSVPLIPPDRLAALSTSQLKALGPDNAAMVTNAQWAVLGEAQQAALGNALGVAYDRMANDRAEPTTNPPSNLPQLSGASMLGTLGVGVIMQPFLFLLLGFVL comes from the exons ATGCTCAGAAATACATACAAGTTTGTTTCATATAGCTCTGAG GTGTGCTGTACTGCACAGAGTCTGTTTGCAGGTTTGGAGAAAAAGAGAGCAGGCTACTTCAACAACATCACAGACACAGAGCTGGAGGAGATCCCCACCCTGCTGCTGCTTCACCTGCc ggctgaGAAGATAGCCAGTCTACCTGCCTCTGTATGTGCTGTGTTCATGAAGAAGATGAAAGAGGCCAACCTGAGTTCTTTGCCTCTCACCTCTCGCTCTCGCCCCACACTGACCAACAGAGCCCTGAACTGCCTG GGGAGGAACATGTCAAAGTTGTCCAGTGAGGAGGTGTTGAGTCTGGGGTTGCTGCTGTGTGAGCTGGCCCCCTCTCAGATGTCCCTCCTGGCCCCTGAGGTCCTCAACTCCACCGTGCAGGCCCTGGCCTCCTGCAAACAGATTCCTCCACGCCACTGGAGGGCGCTCTTCCAGCTGCTCAATGATACATACGG TGACCCGTCTGATTGGACAGCTGACACCATCAAATCCCTGGGTCCTCTTCTCCTGTTGGATGATTCTGCTGTCCGCTCACTGCGCTTTAAG TCGTGGCTGAAAGAGACTCTGTCTGACCTGATGGACAGCCTACCCAGCCCTCCGGTCCCTAACCCTCCTCAGGAGTTTAGAAGGGGTCCGGACCTCTCAGCCCTGCGATGgaaactcttctctctctccacctccacatCTGAAGTAATGCCCATGCGCAGGAGGAGAGCag ttctcccTCAGGGGGAGGCGGGCCTTACTGTGTCTCTGTTGGAGGAACTGGGCGGAGCCAATGTCTACTGGAGCCCAGCCCAGCTCTCCAAGATGGACGCTGCCACAATCACCACTGCCGTGGAAACGCTGGGGGAGGTCCTTGATTACAGCGCCGAGCAACTAGTGGTGCTCAGAGAGAAGGCCATCCAG GCCTGGGGTCCAGTGTCAGGTTTGAATGAGAGCCAGGTGCTCCTGCTGGGCTGTGTCTCTCAGGGGTTCAACCTCACAGAGCTGCCCagcctccccttctcctccctggACACTCTGGAGACACTTTCCCGCTGCTCCTGGACACAaccacag AGGGAGGCTGTGTGGAGGGGTTTTGTGGAGCGTATTAATAAGACAGTGGGAGAACTGGGAGCTGTAGAGTTGGTGGGACTGGACCAGTTCATCTGTGGTCTGAACACTGAGGAGACTGGTCAACTCAACACTGATGCCTTCAG GGAGGCAGTACAGTCGGTGGGCGAGGTGCAGTGCCCCCTGGCAGTAACAGAGCTTCTGAAGCAGCGTGCCGTGGCTGTGTTTGGAGAACCACAGGGATGGACTGAGGCTCGGGTCAACTCTCTGGGCAACATCATGG CTGGTTTGAGTTTGTCAGAGTTTCCGTCTCTCAGTCCCTCTGCCTTCTCATTCCTCAGTCCGACCAGCGTTCCCCTCATCCCCCCAGACCGCCTCGCT GCACTCTCAACCAGCCAGCTGAAGGCCCTGGGTCCTGACAATGCTGCCATGGTAACCAATGCACAGTGGGCGGTGCTGGGGGAGGCACAACAGGCCGCTCTTGGCAATGCTCTGGGTGTGGCCTACGACCGAATGGCCAATGACCGCGCAGAACCGACTACAAACCCACCCAGCAACCTGCCCCAACTCTCAG